In the Scomber japonicus isolate fScoJap1 chromosome 18, fScoJap1.pri, whole genome shotgun sequence genome, one interval contains:
- the LOC128378749 gene encoding immunoglobulin lambda-1 light chain-like, whose amino-acid sequence MLGILCTLITALTYVDAVIVLTQTPAVHTVSTGQEVVLKCNIQRYYGNYVYWYKQVPGKTPQYVLGFYHGSSSLSFGTGFSSDRFNSKSSSNIDYQFIIKRAETGDSAVYYCQTWDDSASTVVFGQGTKLIVTSSSLSPPVLTVFPPSSAELQSNQATLVCLSSQSVPFADVTWLSAGSPVSSGISTSTAVQQPDQTFQISSYLSIQTSDWNMDKVYTCKVSLGSQTSETNINKSKCP is encoded by the exons ATGCTGGGGATCCTCTGCACTCTCATCACTGCTCTAACAT ATGTTGATGCAGTGATAGTTCTGACCCAGACGCCTGCTGTCCACACAGTTTCTACAGGACAAGAAGTTGTTCTCAAATGCAACATTCAGAGATATTATGGAAATTATGTCTACTGGTATAAACAGGTTCCTGGTAAAACTCCTCAGTATGTTTTGGGATTTTACCATGGAAGCAGTTCACTCAGCTTTGGAACAGGATTCTCCTCAGACCGATTCAACTCTAAATCCTCATCAAACATAGATTACCAGTTCATCATTaagagagcagagacaggagattctgcagtttattactgtcaaACGTGGGACGACTCTGCTTC CACTGTGGTATTCGGACAAGGAACCAAGCTGATCGTGACAA gctccagtctctctcctcctgtcctgaCAGTCTTCCCTCCGTCCAGTGCTGAGCTCCAGTCCAACCAAGCCACTCTGGTCTGTCTGTCCAGTCAGTCTGTGCCTTTTGCAGATGTGACCTGGTTGTCTGCTGGGAGTCCAGTGAGCAGTGGGATCTCTACCAGCACCGCTGTTCAGCAACCAGACCAGACTTTCCAAATCAGCAGCTATCTGTCCATCCAGACGTCAGACTGGAACATGGATAAGGTTTACACATGTAAAGTGTCTTTGGGCTCCCAGACTTCAGAGACAAACATCAACAAGTCAAAGTGTCCCTGA
- the LOC128378442 gene encoding immunoglobulin lambda-1 light chain-like, whose translation MLGILCTLITALTYVDAVKVLTQTPAVHTVSTGQEVVLKCNIQRDDNRYVNWYKQVPGKPPQYVLEFHRSNRSPSFGTGFSSDRFNSKTSSNIDFQFIIKRAETGDSAVYFCHTWDSSANDVVFGQGTKLIVTSSSVSPPVLTVFPPSSAELQSNQATLVCLSSQSVPFADVTWLSAGSPVSSGISTSTAVQQPDQTFQISSYLSIQMSDWNMDKVYTCKVSLGSQTSETNINKSKCP comes from the exons ATGCTGGGGATCCTCTGCACTCTCATCACTGCTCTAACAT ATGTTGATGCAGTAAAAGTTCTGACCCAGACACCTGCTGTCCACACAGTTTCTACAGGACAAGAAGTTGTTCTCAAATGCAACATCCAGAGAGATGATAATCGCTATGTCAACTGGTATAAACAGGTTCCTGGTAAACCTCCTCAGTATGTTTTGGAATTTCACCGTTCTAACAGATCACCCAGCTTTGGAACAGGATTCTCCTCAGACCGATTCAACTCTAAAACCTCATCAAACATAGATTTCCAGTTCATCATTaagagagcagagacaggagaTTCTGCAGTTTATTTCTGTCATACATGGGACAGCTCTGCTAACGA TGTGGTATTCGGACAAGGAACCAAGCTGATTGTGACAA GCTCCAgtgtctctcctcctgtcctgaCAGTCTTCCCTCCGTCCAGTGCTGAGCTCCAGTCCAACCAAGCCACTCTGGTCTGTCTGTCCAGTCAGTCTGTGCCTTTTGCAGATGTGACCTGGTTGTCTGCTGGGAGTCCAGTGAGCAGTGGGATCTCTACCAGCACCGCTGTTCAGCAACCAGACCAGACTTTCCAAATCAGCAGCTATCTGTCCATCCAGATGTCAGACTGGAACATGGATAAGGTTTACACATGTAAAGTGTCTTTGGGCTCCCAGACTTCAGAGACAAACATCAACAAGTCAAAGTGTCCCTGA